The Chelatococcus sp. HY11 genome includes a window with the following:
- a CDS encoding Hpt domain-containing protein, with the protein MSERFGEGPPAKDAVDIDEAYLDQQTGGDRELACEIIGLYRDQLRQQYAVITGQGELRARSDAAHTLKGSSRAIGAWKVAAIVQDIEGALTEPATLELEMLFRRFDAAITAADAVMQDILARPT; encoded by the coding sequence ATGAGTGAGCGATTCGGAGAGGGCCCCCCGGCCAAAGATGCTGTGGATATTGACGAGGCCTACCTGGATCAACAGACAGGGGGCGATCGCGAGCTCGCGTGCGAGATCATCGGCCTCTATCGCGATCAACTCCGCCAGCAGTATGCCGTCATCACAGGGCAGGGCGAGCTGCGCGCACGCTCCGACGCCGCCCACACCCTCAAAGGCTCTTCGCGCGCCATCGGAGCGTGGAAGGTGGCGGCCATCGTCCAGGATATAGAAGGCGCTCTGACCGAGCCCGCGACGCTGGAGCTCGAGATGCTCTTCCGGCGGTTCGATGCGGCCATCACCGCCGCGGACGCCGTGATGCAAGATATCCTGGCCCGCCCGACATGA
- a CDS encoding 2Fe-2S iron-sulfur cluster-binding protein: MTAVTFVDAAGTARTVEANVGSTVMETAIHNGVPGIDAECGGACACATCHVYVEDAWWDRVGPPEGMEEDMLDFASDVQPTSRLSCQIRITPDLDGLVVHTPPRQG, encoded by the coding sequence ATGACAGCCGTGACTTTCGTGGATGCCGCCGGAACGGCGAGGACCGTCGAGGCCAATGTTGGCTCCACGGTGATGGAGACGGCCATCCACAACGGGGTGCCCGGCATCGATGCCGAATGCGGTGGAGCCTGCGCCTGCGCGACATGCCACGTCTATGTCGAGGACGCCTGGTGGGATCGGGTCGGCCCTCCCGAAGGCATGGAGGAGGACATGCTCGACTTCGCGTCCGATGTGCAGCCAACGTCGCGCCTGTCGTGTCAGATCAGGATCACGCCCGATCTCGACGGCCTCGTCGTCCACACGCCTCCCCGCCAGGGATGA
- a CDS encoding universal stress protein, giving the protein MYKNILVPIDISDAGFSRHSIDKAVAFASATAGSIRLVYVRSILPVTFMEFVPPDFDTEQQETAETDLAALAKSIVAPEISVSHVVRLGSIYNEVLQEAEDMKADLIIVGSHKPAMSTYLLGSNAATIVRHATCSVLVVRE; this is encoded by the coding sequence ATGTACAAGAATATTCTGGTGCCGATCGACATTTCCGATGCCGGTTTCTCGCGCCATTCCATCGACAAGGCGGTGGCCTTCGCCAGTGCGACGGCGGGCTCGATACGCCTTGTCTATGTCAGGTCGATCCTGCCCGTGACCTTCATGGAATTCGTTCCGCCGGACTTCGACACGGAACAGCAGGAGACCGCTGAGACTGATCTTGCGGCGCTCGCAAAGTCGATCGTGGCGCCGGAAATATCGGTTAGCCACGTGGTGCGCCTCGGCTCGATCTACAATGAAGTCCTCCAGGAGGCCGAGGACATGAAGGCGGACCTCATCATTGTGGGCTCACACAAGCCGGCGATGTCGACCTATTTGCTCGGATCAAACGCCGCGACCATCGTTCGCCACGCCACGTGTTCGGTGCTGGTGGTGCGGGAGTAA
- a CDS encoding Spy/CpxP family protein refolding chaperone encodes MKKTMIAALAALTVAGSGALSASYAQSANAPGASQGAAPQQETRQTRDHTRSPMRLSAEDRGALLDARLAGFKAGLKLTADQEKSWPALETAVRDVAKQRGERMAKWREAREERGKKERPDMIERLRRGATMMEERAKTMQTLADAAAPLYESLDAGQKRRFDVMARDMMDQHGGPRRGGPERGPHHRG; translated from the coding sequence ATGAAGAAGACAATGATCGCCGCCCTTGCCGCACTGACCGTCGCCGGTTCTGGCGCCCTCTCGGCAAGCTATGCGCAGTCCGCCAACGCGCCAGGCGCCTCCCAGGGGGCAGCCCCTCAGCAGGAAACCCGCCAGACACGGGACCACACGCGCAGCCCCATGCGGCTATCGGCGGAAGATCGCGGAGCGTTGCTCGATGCACGCCTCGCGGGCTTCAAGGCCGGGTTGAAGCTGACGGCTGATCAGGAAAAATCCTGGCCAGCGCTGGAGACCGCGGTGCGGGATGTCGCCAAGCAGCGCGGCGAGCGGATGGCCAAATGGCGCGAAGCGCGCGAGGAGCGCGGCAAGAAGGAGCGCCCGGACATGATCGAGCGCCTCCGCCGCGGGGCCACGATGATGGAAGAGCGCGCCAAGACGATGCAGACCCTGGCCGACGCGGCCGCGCCGCTCTACGAGAGCCTGGATGCCGGACAGAAGCGGCGCTTCGACGTGATGGCGCGCGATATGATGGATCAGCACGGCGGGCCCCGTCGAGGCGGCCCCGAGCGTGGTCCTCATCATCGCGGCTGA
- a CDS encoding protein-methionine-sulfoxide reductase heme-binding subunit MsrQ — MPRAAKLPWCDRAGRLSPLKLVTFLCVLAPGIWIAWSWAMGWYAPKPVTEAIHQTGLWAVRLILASLAVTPLRRIGNWPKLILVRRMLGVAAFAYVAIHFALYCLDQGFDLGRVASEIVLRIYLTIGFVALFGLAVLAATSTDAMIRRLGRRWQTLHRAVYVITPLALVHFYLQSKIDVTEAVLMTGLFGLAFAYRLMHRFAIPLKALQLVGAAIVTGGLTAIVETIWYAATTGAPWQFVLEANLDVETTIRPAWWVMAVGLGIALIAVVRLPQGGKPRRAAPLPVRAEEGATSS, encoded by the coding sequence ATGCCGCGTGCGGCAAAGCTGCCCTGGTGCGACCGCGCGGGCCGGCTTTCGCCGCTCAAGCTCGTCACCTTCCTTTGTGTGCTCGCGCCCGGGATATGGATTGCCTGGTCGTGGGCGATGGGGTGGTATGCTCCCAAGCCTGTAACCGAGGCCATTCATCAGACCGGCTTGTGGGCGGTCCGCCTGATCCTCGCATCGCTCGCCGTGACGCCGCTGCGCCGGATCGGCAATTGGCCGAAGCTCATTCTTGTAAGGCGCATGCTGGGCGTAGCCGCCTTCGCCTATGTGGCGATCCATTTCGCGCTCTATTGCCTGGATCAGGGTTTCGATCTCGGCCGGGTGGCAAGTGAGATCGTCCTACGAATCTATCTCACCATTGGTTTTGTCGCTCTCTTCGGGTTGGCGGTTCTCGCCGCCACCTCGACCGACGCGATGATCCGGAGACTGGGGCGCCGTTGGCAGACGCTGCATCGTGCCGTCTATGTGATAACGCCGCTTGCGCTCGTCCATTTCTATCTGCAGTCCAAGATCGATGTCACGGAGGCCGTGCTGATGACCGGCCTGTTCGGATTGGCTTTCGCCTATCGGCTGATGCATCGCTTCGCCATACCCCTCAAGGCGCTGCAGCTGGTGGGGGCAGCCATCGTAACGGGCGGGCTCACCGCGATCGTCGAGACCATCTGGTATGCGGCGACGACCGGGGCGCCCTGGCAGTTCGTGCTGGAAGCCAATCTTGATGTGGAGACAACGATCCGTCCCGCGTGGTGGGTGATGGCGGTGGGCCTCGGCATCGCGCTGATCGCCGTCGTGCGCCTGCCGCAGGGGGGCAAGCCCAGAAGAGCCGCACCTCTTCCCGTCAGGGCTGAGGAGGGAGCGACCTCGTCCTGA
- a CDS encoding cystathionine gamma-synthase family protein: MSASDYHKDRLGNQKLHPETLMLGYGYDPSLSEGAVKPPVFLTSTFVFKTAEDGRDFFDYTAGRRMPPEGATGGLVYSRFNHPNSEIVEDRLAIFEEAESCAIFSSGMAAIATTLLAVMRPGDVILHSQPLYGGTETLIARTLSTFGIGAVGFNDGVSPDAVAAATVDALAACEQAETEVGGKISVIFVETPSNPLNTLVDFKLITRAADTIAERQGSRPLIVCDNTLLGPLFQKPLAHGVDLVIYSLTKYVGGHSDLVAGAVVSGRETVKPIKLLRGAIGNQLDPHSAWMIGRSLETLSLRMTAACRNAEAVTRFLADHPRISRVYYPAFFAEGSPERDVYLRQCSAAGTTFAFDIAGGQDEAFRFLNALRIVKLAVSLGGTESLVCHPATTVHSGVPRELRERIGISDATIRMSIGIEHADDLVTDIAQALATLEQG; this comes from the coding sequence ATGAGCGCGTCGGACTATCACAAGGACCGCCTCGGCAACCAGAAGCTCCATCCCGAAACACTGATGCTCGGCTACGGCTATGATCCCTCCCTTTCGGAAGGGGCGGTGAAGCCGCCGGTTTTCCTGACCTCGACCTTCGTCTTCAAAACCGCCGAGGACGGTCGCGACTTCTTCGACTACACGGCCGGACGCCGGATGCCGCCGGAGGGCGCGACAGGCGGCCTCGTCTATTCCCGCTTCAACCATCCCAACAGTGAAATCGTCGAGGACCGCCTGGCGATCTTCGAGGAGGCGGAAAGCTGCGCCATTTTTTCCAGTGGCATGGCCGCCATCGCTACCACCCTTCTTGCGGTGATGCGCCCAGGCGATGTCATCCTGCATTCGCAGCCGCTTTACGGCGGCACCGAGACGCTGATCGCCCGCACTCTGAGCACCTTCGGGATTGGCGCGGTCGGCTTTAATGACGGGGTCTCGCCTGATGCCGTCGCGGCGGCGACAGTGGACGCCCTGGCTGCCTGCGAACAAGCGGAAACGGAGGTGGGCGGCAAGATCAGCGTGATCTTCGTCGAAACCCCTTCCAACCCGCTCAATACCCTGGTCGATTTCAAACTCATTACCCGTGCCGCCGACACGATCGCCGAGAGACAGGGCTCCCGCCCTCTTATCGTCTGCGACAACACCCTGCTCGGCCCCCTGTTCCAGAAGCCGCTCGCCCATGGCGTGGATCTGGTGATCTATTCGCTGACGAAATATGTGGGCGGCCATTCCGACCTCGTCGCCGGCGCGGTCGTCAGCGGGCGCGAAACCGTGAAGCCCATCAAGCTCTTGCGTGGAGCGATCGGCAACCAGCTTGATCCCCATTCCGCCTGGATGATCGGCCGGTCCCTGGAGACGCTGTCGCTGCGCATGACCGCCGCCTGCCGCAACGCGGAAGCCGTGACCCGTTTTCTGGCCGATCACCCCCGGATCAGCCGCGTCTACTATCCTGCCTTTTTCGCCGAAGGCAGCCCGGAGCGCGACGTCTATCTCAGGCAATGCTCGGCGGCGGGGACGACCTTCGCTTTCGACATCGCCGGCGGCCAGGATGAAGCCTTCCGCTTCCTCAACGCGCTCCGGATCGTCAAGCTCGCGGTCAGCCTCGGTGGCACGGAGTCGCTCGTCTGCCACCCGGCAACGACCGTGCATTCGGGTGTGCCACGGGAGCTTCGGGAACGTATCGGCATCTCTGACGCGACCATTCGCATGTCGATCGGTATCGAGCACGCCGATGATCTCGTCACGGATATTGCCCAGGCGCTCGCCACATTAGAACAAGGATAG
- a CDS encoding histidine phosphatase family protein: MRRLILLRHAKSDWPDGVADHDRPLATRGRKAAPLMADYMAAEKLIPDLALVSSARRTQGTWALVAPVLASGAHISAIPMKTEPRIYEARVEILLTVLRGITDDVKTLLVVGHNPGMAELTLLLSGGGDSQQITELQRKFPTAALSVIDFPGRWAELAPFKGRLDRFVTPKSLGGEDD, encoded by the coding sequence ATGCGCCGGCTCATCCTCCTGCGCCACGCCAAGTCCGACTGGCCTGATGGCGTGGCTGATCACGACCGACCCCTCGCTACGCGGGGCCGCAAGGCCGCGCCGCTGATGGCCGACTACATGGCCGCGGAGAAGCTTATTCCGGACCTCGCCCTCGTGTCCTCCGCCAGGCGGACACAGGGCACCTGGGCCTTGGTGGCGCCGGTTCTCGCCAGCGGCGCGCACATCAGCGCCATCCCCATGAAGACCGAGCCGCGAATCTACGAGGCGCGGGTCGAGATCCTGCTGACGGTCTTGCGCGGGATAACGGATGACGTGAAGACGCTTCTCGTCGTCGGCCACAACCCCGGGATGGCGGAGCTCACGCTGCTGTTGTCCGGCGGCGGCGACAGCCAGCAGATCACCGAGCTGCAGCGCAAATTCCCGACAGCCGCGCTGTCGGTCATCGATTTTCCCGGGCGCTGGGCGGAGCTTGCGCCGTTCAAGGGGCGCCTCGATCGTTTTGTCACGCCTAAAAGCCTTGGCGGTGAGGATGACTGA
- a CDS encoding YcjX family protein, which produces MRNLGHYAAATVSPRLRLGVTGLSRSGKTVFTTALVHHLLASVAMPVFRASAEGRIRKARLDDQPDDTVPRFPFEEHMASLAEPERRWPESTRRIAELRVSIDYERAAGWRSGPATLALDIVDYPGEWLLDLALLDKSFAEWSRETVAGSRRPERAGIAGAWHQALKRDPAGAVGEADIALIAGTFTDYLKALRAGPEAVATTPPGRFLMPGDLAGSPALTFAPLDLPPGFVTPPRSLASQMERRYEAYKAQVVRPFFREHFARLDRQIVLVDVLASLDAGPAALAELETALDQVLLAFRAGRNSFLSSIFSPRIDKVLFAATKADHLHRADHQRLEAILKLLVDRSMRRTQGAGGTVGTVALAAIRATREATVREDGENLAAIVGTPAAGEEIDGQIFDGETEAAIFPGELPDNPETVFSGGFPPGALRFPRFRPPRRARDHGGRLAPLPHIRLDRALEFLLGDRLA; this is translated from the coding sequence ATTCGCAACCTTGGCCATTACGCCGCCGCCACCGTTTCTCCACGGCTGCGGCTGGGTGTGACGGGCCTGTCACGCTCGGGCAAGACGGTCTTCACGACGGCCCTTGTCCATCATCTCCTGGCCTCCGTCGCCATGCCGGTCTTTCGCGCCTCCGCCGAGGGCCGCATCCGCAAGGCGCGGCTTGACGACCAGCCCGACGACACGGTGCCGCGCTTTCCCTTCGAGGAACACATGGCCTCGCTCGCCGAGCCGGAACGGCGCTGGCCGGAATCGACGCGAAGGATCGCCGAGCTGCGCGTCAGCATCGATTATGAGCGGGCCGCCGGATGGCGCAGCGGCCCCGCGACGCTCGCCCTCGACATCGTCGACTATCCCGGCGAATGGCTGCTCGATCTCGCGCTCCTCGACAAGAGCTTCGCCGAATGGTCGCGCGAGACGGTGGCCGGAAGCCGCAGGCCCGAGCGCGCCGGTATCGCCGGCGCCTGGCATCAGGCGCTCAAGCGCGATCCGGCGGGCGCGGTCGGCGAAGCCGACATTGCCCTTATCGCGGGGACATTCACAGATTATCTGAAGGCGCTGCGTGCAGGCCCCGAGGCCGTCGCGACGACGCCGCCGGGCCGCTTCCTGATGCCGGGCGATCTCGCCGGCTCGCCGGCCCTGACCTTCGCGCCGCTCGATCTGCCGCCTGGCTTCGTCACGCCGCCGCGCAGCCTCGCGAGCCAGATGGAACGCCGCTACGAGGCCTACAAGGCGCAGGTCGTGCGGCCGTTCTTCCGCGAGCATTTCGCCCGGCTCGACCGTCAGATCGTGCTCGTCGACGTGCTCGCCTCGCTCGATGCGGGCCCCGCCGCGCTCGCCGAACTGGAGACCGCGCTCGATCAGGTGCTGCTCGCATTTCGCGCGGGCCGTAACAGCTTTTTGTCGAGCATCTTTTCGCCACGCATCGACAAGGTGCTGTTCGCCGCCACCAAGGCGGACCATCTGCACCGGGCCGATCACCAGCGGCTGGAAGCCATTCTCAAGTTGCTCGTCGACCGTTCGATGCGCCGCACACAAGGCGCGGGGGGGACGGTCGGCACGGTGGCACTCGCCGCGATCCGCGCGACGCGGGAGGCGACCGTCCGCGAGGATGGGGAGAACCTGGCGGCCATCGTCGGCACGCCGGCAGCCGGAGAGGAGATCGACGGCCAGATTTTCGACGGTGAGACAGAGGCCGCGATCTTTCCCGGCGAGCTTCCCGATAATCCCGAGACGGTTTTTTCAGGCGGCTTTCCGCCTGGCGCCCTGCGCTTCCCGCGCTTCCGGCCGCCGCGCCGGGCGCGCGATCATGGCGGGCGCCTCGCGCCGCTGCCCCATATCCGGCTTGATCGTGCGCTGGAATTCCTGCTGGGCGACAGGCTGGCCTGA
- a CDS encoding TIGR01620 family protein: protein MSDSRPRGPRAFRLDDPAVASYGPGADAVDEAARRGTRIVVAEEDAPFDEADEIIAPRRRRKIAWGAWLASALGGLAVLGLGLALERLIRDLLNAYPALGFVAIALAAVAGIAFLGIVLREALGIFRERRIETLRARTEKAILAKDDREASAIVTALCGLYAHRPETARGRAVLTGMADEIVDAGDRLAVAERELLEPLDRQARRIVANGAKQVSLVTAVSPRAIVDIGFVLFACVRLVRRVAAVYGGRPGLFGFLRLSGNVLSHLAVTGGVAVGDDIVQQVLGLGLAARISAKLGEGALNGLLTARVGIAAIAVCRPMPFIGVEEPRLQDVAAGLFDRAADAPAPQS from the coding sequence ATGTCCGATAGCCGCCCGCGCGGGCCACGGGCTTTCCGTCTTGACGACCCGGCTGTCGCCTCCTACGGCCCCGGCGCTGATGCTGTGGATGAGGCCGCGCGGCGTGGCACCCGCATCGTCGTGGCGGAGGAAGACGCGCCATTCGACGAGGCGGACGAGATCATTGCTCCGCGGCGGCGGCGCAAAATCGCGTGGGGCGCCTGGCTTGCCTCCGCCCTTGGCGGGCTCGCCGTCCTCGGGCTCGGGCTCGCGCTCGAGCGTCTGATCCGCGACCTGCTCAACGCCTATCCGGCGCTTGGGTTCGTCGCCATCGCGCTGGCGGCCGTGGCTGGCATCGCCTTTCTGGGTATCGTCCTGCGCGAGGCGCTCGGCATCTTTCGCGAACGGCGGATCGAGACGCTCCGGGCGCGTACCGAAAAGGCGATCCTCGCTAAGGACGACCGCGAGGCCAGCGCCATCGTGACCGCCTTGTGCGGGCTCTACGCCCATCGTCCGGAGACGGCGCGCGGTCGCGCCGTGCTGACCGGCATGGCCGACGAGATCGTCGATGCAGGCGACCGGCTTGCCGTCGCCGAGCGCGAGCTTCTCGAGCCCTTGGACCGGCAGGCCCGGCGGATCGTGGCTAACGGGGCCAAGCAGGTGTCGCTGGTGACGGCGGTGAGCCCGCGCGCCATCGTCGATATCGGCTTCGTGCTGTTCGCCTGTGTCCGCTTGGTGAGGCGTGTCGCTGCCGTCTATGGCGGCCGGCCGGGACTGTTCGGCTTCCTTCGGCTCTCCGGGAATGTGCTGTCGCATCTGGCCGTCACGGGCGGCGTCGCGGTTGGCGATGACATCGTCCAGCAGGTACTGGGTCTCGGTTTGGCGGCGCGCATTTCCGCCAAGCTCGGGGAGGGGGCGCTGAATGGCCTTTTGACCGCGCGCGTCGGCATCGCCGCCATTGCGGTCTGCCGTCCGATGCCCTTCATCGGTGTCGAGGAGCCGCGCCTGCAGGACGTGGCAGCGGGGCTCTTCGATCGCGCCGCCGATGCGCCGGCCCCGCAATCCTGA
- a CDS encoding SMP-30/gluconolactonase/LRE family protein, whose protein sequence is MTEITCIARMSHQVGESIVWDEERGHLLWCDIMEPAIYALDIKSGERRRWGFSDPVGSFGLTRSGKLVVALGRDVHLFDRDSETLTHLAEVETNPGTARLNDGKVGPDGAFWVGSMTPPDSPSVAALYRVTADGRVERKIEGLATSNGLAWSPDGRIMYHSDSRAAWVDSWDFDAATGKISNRQRFRTLSEQEGRPDGAATDSAGNYWSCGVSAGCLNCFAPNGGLLARIPVPVPRPTMPCFGGPDLKTLYFTSLSSNLSDAVKAQYPLSGSVFSMPAEVAGAPVPRFAD, encoded by the coding sequence ATGACCGAGATCACCTGCATTGCCCGGATGTCGCACCAAGTGGGCGAATCCATCGTCTGGGACGAGGAGCGCGGACATCTTCTCTGGTGTGACATCATGGAACCGGCGATCTACGCGCTCGACATAAAGAGCGGCGAGCGCCGGCGCTGGGGCTTCTCCGATCCGGTGGGCAGCTTCGGGCTGACGCGTAGCGGCAAGCTCGTGGTGGCTCTCGGCCGCGACGTCCATCTCTTCGATCGCGACAGCGAGACTTTGACGCATTTGGCTGAGGTGGAAACCAATCCCGGCACCGCGCGCCTCAACGACGGCAAAGTCGGCCCGGACGGCGCCTTCTGGGTGGGAAGCATGACCCCACCGGACAGCCCCTCCGTCGCCGCGCTTTATCGCGTGACCGCCGATGGCAGGGTCGAACGCAAGATCGAAGGCCTCGCGACCTCAAATGGCCTCGCCTGGTCGCCGGACGGGCGCATCATGTATCATTCGGATTCACGCGCTGCCTGGGTCGACAGTTGGGACTTCGACGCCGCGACCGGAAAGATCTCAAATCGCCAGCGTTTCAGGACGCTGAGCGAACAGGAGGGACGGCCCGATGGCGCCGCCACCGACAGCGCCGGCAACTACTGGAGCTGCGGCGTCTCTGCCGGATGCCTGAACTGCTTCGCCCCGAACGGCGGCCTGCTGGCGCGCATTCCCGTGCCGGTACCGCGGCCGACCATGCCCTGCTTCGGCGGGCCGGATCTCAAGACGCTCTATTTCACCAGCCTGAGCTCCAATCTGAGCGACGCGGTGAAGGCGCAATATCCGCTGTCGGGCAGCGTCTTCAGCATGCCCGCCGAGGTTGCCGGCGCGCCCGTGCCGCGCTTCGCCGACTGA
- a CDS encoding MBOAT family O-acyltransferase — protein MLFNSYAFLLVFLPAALALHALVERFQPSWRLPLLLVLSILFYGYWDWRFIPLIILSIVINWAIATLFASTRRESLIVIAITANLFVLALFKYADFFAGLANMLPGVSIPMLSLALPLGISFFTFHHVMYLTDLRAGKTKPFDLVRYGLYIAFFPQVLAGPLVRWSEIMHQFDERPYQRSDAAERFARGIMLLIVGLAKKVLIGDQLAVNVNPVFAAAELGSVTVAQAWQGTLSFTFQIYFDFSGYTDMALGIALMFGVVLPQNFDTPYRALSLQDFWRRWHMTLSRFLRDYLYIALGGNRHGLALQLLALFATMTLGGLWHGAGMTFVAWGVAHGVGLGVCVLWRRAGLSMHPIIGWFLTFLFVVLTWVLFRAESFQGALNIYEGLLGLAPLGSGFKWRAIAWAAVFAMIGPTAWALVHKPQPHPLLAVALAVMFIVLLLKIGDSESYEFIYFQF, from the coding sequence ATGCTTTTTAACTCTTACGCGTTCTTGCTCGTGTTTCTGCCTGCCGCGCTTGCCTTGCATGCGCTGGTTGAACGCTTCCAGCCTTCCTGGCGCCTGCCGCTGCTGCTCGTTCTTTCGATCCTATTCTACGGCTACTGGGATTGGCGTTTCATTCCGCTGATCATTCTGTCGATCGTGATCAACTGGGCTATCGCGACGCTCTTTGCCTCCACGCGGCGCGAGAGCCTGATCGTCATTGCCATCACCGCGAACCTCTTCGTCCTGGCACTTTTCAAATACGCGGATTTCTTCGCGGGTCTCGCCAATATGCTGCCGGGGGTGTCGATCCCGATGCTGTCGCTGGCGCTGCCGCTCGGCATCTCGTTCTTCACCTTCCACCACGTGATGTATCTCACCGATCTGAGAGCGGGAAAGACCAAGCCGTTCGATCTGGTGCGCTACGGGCTTTACATCGCCTTTTTCCCGCAGGTTCTCGCCGGCCCACTGGTGCGCTGGAGCGAGATCATGCACCAGTTCGACGAACGGCCCTACCAGCGCAGCGACGCGGCTGAGCGTTTCGCGCGCGGGATCATGCTGCTGATCGTCGGCCTGGCCAAGAAAGTGCTGATCGGTGACCAGCTGGCGGTGAACGTCAATCCGGTGTTCGCGGCAGCGGAGCTCGGATCGGTGACGGTTGCGCAGGCGTGGCAGGGCACACTTTCCTTCACCTTCCAGATCTATTTCGACTTCTCTGGCTACACCGACATGGCGCTCGGCATCGCGCTGATGTTCGGCGTCGTGCTGCCGCAGAATTTCGACACGCCCTATCGCGCGCTGTCACTGCAGGACTTCTGGCGGCGCTGGCACATGACCCTGTCGCGCTTTCTCCGCGACTACCTCTATATCGCTCTCGGCGGCAACAGGCATGGCCTCGCCTTGCAACTGCTCGCCCTGTTCGCGACGATGACGCTGGGCGGCCTATGGCATGGCGCCGGGATGACCTTCGTCGCCTGGGGCGTGGCCCACGGCGTCGGCCTTGGTGTTTGTGTCCTTTGGCGCCGGGCGGGATTGTCCATGCACCCGATTATCGGGTGGTTCCTGACCTTCCTGTTCGTCGTGCTGACCTGGGTGTTGTTCCGCGCCGAGAGCTTCCAGGGTGCGCTCAACATCTATGAAGGGTTGCTCGGCCTGGCGCCGCTCGGTTCCGGCTTCAAATGGCGCGCGATCGCCTGGGCCGCCGTTTTCGCCATGATCGGCCCGACGGCTTGGGCACTGGTGCATAAGCCGCAGCCGCATCCGCTGCTGGCGGTGGCGCTCGCGGTCATGTTCATCGTGCTGCTGTTGAAGATCGGGGACAGTGAGTCCTATGAGTTCATCTACTTCCAGTTCTGA
- the dksA gene encoding RNA polymerase-binding protein DksA, whose protein sequence is MSDIVIDESYRPSEDEPFMSERQREYFRRKLLNWKEDILRESRETLVALQSESENHPDLADRASSETDRAIELRARDRQRKLIAKIEAALLRIEDLSYGYCEETGEPISLKRLEARPIATLSLEAQERHERNERVYRDD, encoded by the coding sequence ATGTCGGATATCGTAATCGACGAGAGCTACCGCCCGTCAGAAGACGAGCCGTTCATGAGCGAGCGTCAGCGAGAGTACTTTCGGCGCAAGCTCCTGAACTGGAAAGAGGACATCCTGCGGGAAAGCCGCGAGACGTTGGTCGCGCTGCAAAGCGAGAGTGAGAACCATCCGGACCTGGCCGATCGTGCCTCTTCGGAAACCGATCGGGCGATCGAACTCAGGGCCCGGGATCGACAGCGCAAGCTAATCGCCAAGATTGAGGCGGCGTTGTTGCGTATCGAAGACCTGTCCTATGGCTATTGCGAGGAGACCGGCGAGCCGATTTCCTTGAAGCGGCTGGAGGCGCGTCCCATAGCTACGCTTTCGCTGGAAGCACAGGAGCGCCACGAGCGCAACGAGCGCGTTTATCGCGACGACTGA